In a single window of the Terrirubrum flagellatum genome:
- a CDS encoding S41 family peptidase: MRKIAYLMVGAALGAGAATFGAQTWLLSSTAANAASSETYRQLSLFGDVFERIRSDYVEKPDEAKLIEAAINGMLTSLDPHSSFLDAKQHRDMQQSTQGKFGGLGIEVTMEEGFIKVVSPIDDTPAAKAGIMANDVITHIDNEQVQGLSLNQAVDKMRGAVGTDVTLRILRQGRKEPLDVTLKRDTITVQAVRTRIDDDIAVIRISTFNEQTFDGVRRGIEKAMNEIPAEKLKGFVVDLRQNPGGLLDQSISVANAFLDRGEIVSTRGRNADETQRFNAKSKPGDLTKGKPLVVLINGGSASASEIVAGALQDHKRATIVGTRSFGKGSVQTIIPIGAAGAVRLTTARYYTPSGRSIQAKGIAPDVIVQQDVPDELKGKDALPGESSLRGHLSNSQGEEKSGSSSYIPPDASKDKQLIYAADLLRGKIDKPIAPKAEATPPKQDAPGAAPAPEKPKEN; this comes from the coding sequence ATGCGCAAGATCGCTTATCTCATGGTTGGCGCGGCGCTCGGCGCCGGAGCCGCAACGTTTGGCGCGCAGACTTGGCTCCTGTCGTCCACCGCGGCGAATGCGGCCTCCTCCGAAACGTACCGTCAGCTCTCGCTGTTCGGCGACGTGTTCGAGCGCATCCGCTCCGATTATGTCGAGAAGCCCGATGAGGCGAAGCTGATCGAGGCCGCCATCAACGGCATGCTCACCTCGCTCGATCCGCATTCGAGCTTCCTCGACGCGAAACAGCATCGCGACATGCAGCAGTCGACGCAAGGCAAGTTCGGCGGCCTCGGCATCGAGGTGACGATGGAGGAAGGCTTCATCAAGGTCGTCTCGCCGATCGACGACACGCCTGCCGCGAAGGCCGGCATCATGGCGAACGATGTGATCACCCATATCGACAACGAGCAGGTTCAGGGCCTCTCGCTCAATCAGGCGGTCGACAAGATGCGCGGCGCGGTCGGCACCGACGTCACCCTTCGCATCCTGCGTCAGGGCCGGAAAGAGCCGCTCGATGTTACGTTGAAACGCGACACCATCACCGTGCAGGCGGTGCGCACGCGCATCGACGACGATATCGCGGTCATCCGCATCAGCACCTTCAACGAGCAGACGTTCGACGGCGTGCGCCGCGGAATCGAGAAGGCGATGAATGAGATCCCGGCGGAGAAGCTGAAGGGTTTCGTCGTTGATCTGCGTCAGAATCCCGGCGGTTTGCTCGACCAGTCGATTTCGGTCGCCAATGCGTTCCTCGATCGCGGCGAGATCGTCTCCACCCGCGGCCGCAACGCCGATGAGACCCAGCGCTTCAACGCGAAGTCGAAGCCTGGCGATCTCACCAAGGGCAAGCCGCTCGTGGTGCTGATCAATGGCGGTTCGGCTTCGGCGTCGGAGATCGTCGCCGGCGCGTTGCAGGACCACAAGCGCGCGACAATCGTCGGCACGCGCTCCTTCGGCAAGGGATCGGTGCAGACGATCATCCCGATCGGCGCCGCTGGCGCGGTGCGCCTGACCACGGCCCGCTACTACACGCCATCGGGCCGCTCGATTCAGGCGAAGGGCATCGCGCCCGACGTCATTGTTCAGCAGGACGTTCCCGACGAGCTGAAGGGCAAGGATGCGTTGCCGGGCGAATCGAGCCTGCGCGGCCACCTGAGCAACAGCCAGGGCGAGGAGAAGTCGGGTTCGTCCTCCTACATCCCACCGGATGCGAGCAAGGACAAACAGCTCATCTACGCCGCCGACCTGCTGCGCGGAAAGATCGACAAGCCGATCGCGCCGAAGGCCGAAGCGACGCCGCCGAAGCAGGACGCTCCGGGCGCCGCTCCCGCGCCTGAGAAGCCGAAGGAGAATTGA
- a CDS encoding murein hydrolase activator EnvC family protein: MSLRPVVLLAATCLAASLGASGVFRVAAQEKPREPGLRGPVAADAPASDPTAEKRKRQAELEAVEQAIRDNTTERQRLDQDIESIRGDRAKLNTDLMATADRMRDFEQRMSAIEQRLGGLQSSEAAIRQSLQARRGLIGEVLAALQRMGRKPPPAIFVRPEDILEAVRASIALGAVLPDLRAETQQLAQDLGELVRLKDAISLERTRIAGEVEGLAKERVRLSALVDARQATLKAREQSASEESRKAADLARQAGTLRELLQKIESDTLAQARQSDDARRAEEARLREQQGRLASLAMRDPARLAPKIAFADARGTLQKPVEGAILRGFGLADDTGAPSRGQSIETRPGALVTAPSDGWIVFAGPFRSFGRLLIVNAGGGYYIVLAGMERVTVDPGQFVLAGEPIAAMGAGGGAASAEEGKQPVLYVEFRKDGASIDPSPWWARADNGKVRG, encoded by the coding sequence ATGAGTCTTCGTCCTGTGGTTCTTCTCGCCGCGACCTGCCTCGCCGCGTCGCTTGGCGCGTCGGGCGTGTTCCGCGTCGCGGCGCAGGAGAAGCCGCGCGAACCCGGTCTGCGCGGGCCTGTCGCCGCCGATGCGCCGGCGTCTGATCCGACTGCGGAAAAGCGCAAGCGGCAGGCCGAACTCGAAGCTGTCGAGCAGGCGATTCGCGACAACACGACCGAGCGCCAGCGCCTCGACCAGGACATCGAATCGATTCGCGGCGATCGCGCCAAGCTGAATACCGATCTTATGGCGACCGCCGACAGGATGCGCGATTTCGAGCAGCGCATGTCGGCGATCGAGCAGCGCCTTGGCGGTCTGCAATCGAGCGAGGCGGCCATCCGGCAGTCGCTACAGGCGCGTCGCGGCCTGATTGGCGAGGTTTTGGCGGCGCTGCAGCGCATGGGCCGCAAGCCGCCGCCGGCGATCTTCGTCAGGCCGGAGGATATTCTCGAAGCCGTGCGCGCCTCGATCGCGCTCGGGGCCGTGCTGCCCGATCTGCGCGCCGAAACGCAGCAATTGGCGCAGGACCTCGGCGAGCTCGTGCGTCTGAAGGACGCCATCTCACTTGAACGGACGCGCATCGCCGGCGAGGTGGAGGGGCTGGCGAAGGAACGTGTGCGTTTGTCGGCGTTGGTTGACGCGCGTCAGGCGACGCTGAAGGCGCGCGAGCAGAGCGCGAGCGAGGAGAGCAGGAAGGCGGCCGACCTTGCGCGGCAGGCGGGAACGCTCCGCGAGCTGCTTCAAAAAATCGAGAGCGATACGCTGGCGCAGGCGCGTCAGAGCGACGATGCGCGGCGCGCCGAAGAGGCGCGGCTGCGCGAACAACAAGGGCGCCTCGCATCGCTCGCCATGCGCGATCCGGCGCGTCTTGCGCCTAAAATCGCCTTCGCTGACGCTCGTGGAACGCTGCAGAAGCCAGTTGAGGGCGCGATTCTCCGCGGTTTCGGCCTCGCGGACGACACCGGCGCGCCAAGCCGCGGCCAGTCGATCGAGACGCGGCCTGGAGCTCTCGTGACGGCGCCTTCCGACGGATGGATTGTTTTCGCCGGGCCGTTCCGATCTTTCGGCAGACTCTTGATCGTCAATGCTGGCGGCGGCTACTATATCGTGCTTGCCGGCATGGAGAGGGTCACGGTCGATCCTGGGCAATTCGTGCTGGCGGGAGAGCCGATCGCCGCAATGGGCGCCGGGGGTGGCGCGGCTTCCGCCGAAGAAGGCAAACAGCCCGTCCTTTACGTGGAATTTCGTAAGGACGGGGCATCGATAGATCCGAGCCCATGGTGGGCGCGGGCGGACAACGGGAAGGTTCGCGGATAA
- the rlmH gene encoding 23S rRNA (pseudouridine(1915)-N(3))-methyltransferase RlmH: protein MRLNLAVVGRMKDGPERELVARYVKRAADAGRALGFSGPDVAEIAESRAPRPEDRRAAEGVSLAKAIGESVIVCLDERGAVLSSEAIAGWLAVKRDGGTKAVAFVIGGADGLSEEMRGKAAAIWSFGAATFPHQIVRILAAEQLYRAMTILAGHPYHRGA, encoded by the coding sequence ATGCGCCTCAACCTAGCGGTCGTGGGCCGTATGAAGGACGGCCCCGAACGTGAGCTTGTGGCGCGTTACGTGAAGCGCGCCGCCGACGCCGGGCGGGCGCTGGGCTTCTCCGGTCCTGACGTGGCCGAGATCGCGGAGTCGCGAGCGCCGCGCCCGGAGGATCGTCGCGCCGCCGAGGGCGTTTCCTTGGCGAAGGCGATCGGCGAATCAGTGATCGTCTGTCTCGATGAACGCGGCGCGGTCCTGTCGAGCGAAGCGATCGCAGGCTGGCTCGCCGTGAAGCGGGACGGCGGGACCAAGGCCGTCGCTTTCGTCATCGGCGGCGCCGATGGCCTGTCCGAAGAGATGCGCGGCAAGGCGGCCGCAATCTGGTCCTTCGGGGCCGCCACCTTTCCGCACCAGATCGTTCGCATTCTCGCCGCGGAGCAACTCTATCGGGCGATGACAATCCTCGCCGGTCATCCCTATCATCGCGGCGCATGA
- the rsfS gene encoding ribosome silencing factor produces the protein MDSLAEMKAEETVIIDLTAKSSIADAMIITSGRSNRHVSAIADKVMEELKAHGRTDLRIEGVPHCDWVLIDAGDVIVHVFRPEVRAFYNLEKLWGEDRPGERRVV, from the coding sequence ATGGACAGCCTCGCCGAAATGAAAGCCGAAGAGACGGTCATCATTGACCTGACGGCCAAATCATCCATCGCTGATGCCATGATCATCACGTCCGGGCGGTCTAACCGCCATGTCAGCGCCATCGCCGACAAGGTGATGGAGGAGCTGAAGGCGCATGGCCGGACGGATCTCCGCATCGAAGGCGTGCCCCATTGCGACTGGGTGCTTATCGATGCGGGCGACGTGATCGTTCATGTGTTCCGACCGGAAGTCCGCGCCTTCTACAATCTTGAGAAATTGTGGGGCGAAGACCGTCCGGGCGAACGCCGGGTGGTCTGA
- a CDS encoding nicotinate-nucleotide adenylyltransferase, whose amino-acid sequence MSPPPKLPPHGRRQRIGLLGGTFNPPHEAHVLISLTALKRLKLDAVWWLVTPGNPLKDNHGLPSQEARMAACRALTRDPRIVVTGVEKELGTHYTVDTIAALRRRAPGVKFVWLMGADNLIQFSRWGGWRQIASAIPIAVIDRPKSSLKSLRSRTALALSRWRVPESAASTLPRNRPPAWTFLHGRRSSLSSTALRKAGARVP is encoded by the coding sequence GTGAGTCCGCCGCCCAAATTGCCTCCGCATGGCCGCAGGCAACGCATCGGGCTGCTCGGCGGCACGTTCAATCCGCCGCATGAAGCCCATGTGCTGATCTCGCTCACCGCGTTGAAGCGCCTGAAACTCGACGCGGTGTGGTGGCTGGTGACTCCAGGAAATCCGCTCAAGGATAATCACGGCCTGCCCTCGCAGGAGGCGCGCATGGCGGCCTGTCGCGCATTGACGCGCGATCCGCGCATCGTCGTCACCGGCGTCGAGAAGGAGCTCGGCACGCATTATACGGTCGACACGATCGCCGCGCTGAGGCGTCGCGCGCCCGGGGTGAAATTCGTCTGGCTTATGGGGGCCGACAATCTCATTCAGTTCAGCCGCTGGGGAGGCTGGCGCCAGATCGCCTCGGCGATCCCGATCGCCGTGATCGATCGCCCCAAATCCAGCTTGAAATCGCTGCGATCGCGGACGGCGCTGGCCCTCTCACGCTGGCGGGTCCCGGAGAGCGCCGCCTCGACCCTGCCCCGGAACCGGCCCCCCGCTTGGACGTTCCTCCATGGAAGGCGCTCCTCCCTGTCTTCCACGGCGCTCCGGAAGGCCGGGGCGCGAGTTCCTTAG
- a CDS encoding glutamate-5-semialdehyde dehydrogenase yields MRVVEGDADLGAVMRRIGRQARQAARALGLASAEAKNAALQAMAAAIRARSERILAANALDVADARAKGQAASFVDRLVLDEGRVAAIADAVAEIASLPDPVGRVLANFTRPNGLLIERVATPLGVIGVIFESRPNVTADAGALCLKAGNAAILRAGSESFRTSSEIAAAMAEGFASAGLPATAIQLVPTRDRAAVGEMLAGLDGNIDVIVPRGGKSLVARVQSEARVPVFAHLEGLCHVFVHADADLAMAKEIVLNAKLRRTGVCGSAETLLVDRACAATHLQPLVAMLLDAGCAVRGDEATQKIDARVTAASEEDWRTEYLDAIISVRVVDGLGAAIDHIESFGSHHTDSIVTRDSAAAERFLSEVDSAIVLHNASTQFADGGEFGFGAEIGIATGRMHARGPVGVEQLTSFKYRVRGSGQIRP; encoded by the coding sequence ATGCGTGTGGTGGAAGGCGACGCTGATCTTGGCGCTGTGATGCGCCGCATCGGGCGCCAGGCCAGACAGGCCGCCCGGGCGCTCGGCCTCGCATCGGCCGAGGCGAAGAACGCCGCGCTGCAGGCCATGGCGGCCGCGATCCGCGCCCGCTCGGAGCGCATTCTGGCGGCCAATGCGCTCGATGTGGCCGATGCCCGCGCCAAGGGGCAGGCAGCCTCTTTCGTCGATCGTCTCGTTTTGGATGAGGGTCGCGTCGCCGCGATCGCTGACGCTGTCGCCGAGATTGCATCGCTGCCCGATCCGGTCGGGCGCGTCCTTGCGAACTTCACGCGGCCCAACGGCCTCCTGATCGAGCGCGTGGCGACGCCGCTCGGCGTCATCGGCGTCATCTTCGAGAGCCGGCCAAACGTGACCGCGGACGCCGGCGCTCTCTGCCTTAAGGCCGGCAATGCGGCGATCCTGCGCGCCGGCTCCGAGAGCTTCCGCACCTCAAGCGAGATCGCCGCCGCCATGGCGGAGGGGTTCGCGAGCGCCGGCCTGCCCGCGACCGCGATCCAGCTTGTTCCCACGCGTGATCGCGCCGCCGTCGGCGAGATGCTGGCCGGGCTCGACGGAAATATCGACGTGATTGTGCCGCGCGGCGGCAAGAGCCTTGTCGCGCGCGTGCAGTCGGAGGCGCGTGTGCCTGTGTTCGCCCATCTCGAAGGCCTCTGCCATGTCTTTGTCCATGCGGACGCCGATCTCGCCATGGCGAAGGAGATCGTGCTGAACGCGAAGCTCAGGCGCACCGGCGTGTGCGGATCAGCGGAGACCTTGCTTGTTGATCGCGCCTGCGCCGCGACTCATCTTCAGCCGCTTGTCGCGATGCTGCTGGACGCCGGCTGCGCCGTGCGCGGCGATGAAGCGACGCAGAAAATCGACGCGCGCGTGACGGCGGCGAGCGAAGAGGACTGGCGCACGGAATATCTCGACGCGATCATCTCCGTGCGCGTCGTCGATGGGCTCGGCGCTGCGATCGACCATATCGAGAGCTTCGGCTCGCATCACACCGATTCGATCGTGACGCGAGATTCCGCTGCGGCGGAGCGGTTTCTGAGCGAGGTCGATTCCGCCATCGTTCTCCATAACGCGTCGACCCAGTTCGCCGACGGCGGAGAGTTCGGCTTCGGCGCGGAGATCGGCATCGCCACCGGCCGCATGCATGCGCGCGGTCCCGTTGGCGTCGAGCAATTGACCTCGTTCAAATATCGCGTGCGCGGAAGCGGGCAGATCAGGCCTTAA
- the proB gene encoding glutamate 5-kinase yields MTSAPHLHDFRRIVVKVGSSLLVDRAKGAKTEWLAALVDDLAREYARGADILVVSSGAIALGRTVLNLPAGALKLEESQAAAAIGQISLARLWAEALSGHSVPAGQILLTLSDTEERRRYLNARATVGKLLELRAVPVINENDTVATSEIRYGDNDRLAARVATMMGADLLVLLSDIDGLFTAPPQSDPNAVFIPVVPRITAEIEAMAGGAASELSRGGMRTKIEAAKMATTGGCAMLIANGKRLNPLAAVAGGERCTWFLTPSNPVTSRKKWIAGSLEPRGAVHLDAGAVRALRSGKSLLPAGVTRIEGAFERGDAVAIRGPGGDEVGRGLVAYDAADATLIAGRSSRDIEAILGYSGRAEMIHRDDMALAGE; encoded by the coding sequence ATGACCTCCGCTCCCCACCTCCACGACTTCCGGCGCATCGTCGTGAAGGTCGGCTCCTCGCTGCTGGTCGATCGCGCGAAGGGCGCGAAGACGGAATGGCTTGCGGCGCTCGTTGATGATCTCGCGCGTGAATATGCGCGCGGCGCCGACATTCTCGTGGTGTCGTCGGGCGCCATCGCGCTTGGGCGCACGGTGCTGAATCTGCCTGCGGGAGCGCTGAAACTGGAAGAAAGCCAGGCGGCGGCGGCGATCGGCCAGATCTCGCTTGCGCGGCTGTGGGCGGAGGCCTTGTCGGGCCACAGCGTTCCTGCAGGTCAAATCCTGCTCACGCTCAGCGACACCGAGGAGCGCCGTCGCTATCTCAATGCGCGCGCCACGGTCGGCAAGCTGCTCGAATTGCGCGCGGTGCCCGTCATCAACGAGAACGATACGGTCGCAACCTCAGAAATCCGCTATGGCGACAATGATCGCCTTGCCGCGCGCGTCGCCACGATGATGGGCGCCGATCTGCTCGTGCTTTTATCTGACATCGACGGGCTGTTCACGGCGCCGCCGCAGAGCGATCCGAACGCCGTCTTCATTCCCGTGGTGCCGCGCATCACCGCGGAGATCGAAGCGATGGCGGGCGGCGCCGCGTCGGAACTGTCGCGCGGCGGCATGCGCACCAAGATCGAGGCGGCGAAGATGGCGACCACCGGTGGCTGCGCCATGCTCATCGCCAATGGCAAACGCCTCAATCCGCTTGCCGCTGTCGCGGGCGGCGAGCGCTGCACATGGTTCCTCACGCCCTCCAATCCCGTGACCTCGCGCAAGAAATGGATCGCCGGATCGCTGGAGCCGAGAGGCGCGGTCCATCTCGACGCCGGCGCCGTGAGGGCGCTGCGCAGCGGTAAGAGCCTCCTGCCGGCCGGCGTGACCCGCATTGAAGGCGCGTTCGAGCGCGGCGACGCGGTCGCCATCCGGGGCCCCGGCGGCGATGAGGTCGGCCGCGGCCTTGTCGCTTATGACGCCGCGGACGCGACGCTGATCGCCGGCCGCTCCTCGCGCGACATCGAGGCTATCCTCGGCTATTCTGGCCGGGCCGAGATGATCCATCGGGATGACATGGCGCTCGCCGGCGAGTAA
- a CDS encoding type II toxin-antitoxin system VapC family toxin encodes MIALDSSALVSVAIEEEGFEQFEHTISSHRCVVGAPTLQEIYMVLCGKPDIDPVIFIERTLSLPTISVVAFTRSHFDVSRLAFDLFGRGRGHPAKLNFGDCLSYAVAKVADVPLLFRGKDFDQTDIRAALLS; translated from the coding sequence ATGATTGCGCTCGATTCATCGGCGCTGGTTTCGGTCGCGATCGAAGAAGAGGGATTCGAGCAGTTCGAGCACACGATCTCGTCGCATCGTTGCGTCGTCGGCGCGCCGACCTTGCAGGAAATATATATGGTCCTGTGCGGGAAGCCCGATATCGATCCGGTTATCTTCATCGAACGGACGTTGTCTCTTCCGACAATTTCCGTCGTGGCTTTCACGCGATCACACTTTGACGTATCGCGCCTTGCATTTGATCTGTTCGGACGTGGTCGAGGGCATCCCGCAAAATTGAACTTCGGAGACTGCCTCTCATATGCGGTTGCGAAAGTCGCGGATGTGCCTCTCCTGTTTAGGGGAAAAGACTTTGACCAAACCGATATCCGCGCCGCGTTGCTTTCATGA
- a CDS encoding type II toxin-antitoxin system VapB family antitoxin translates to MKASSRQKQLNIRSDEAYETARALSHRLKLPTQEVVLRALRKLATETGVETGELPPELTTENLARLRDARREAWGGKRPPVGLTSEHDWLYDENGLPK, encoded by the coding sequence ATGAAAGCTAGCAGCCGGCAGAAGCAGCTCAATATCCGCAGCGACGAGGCGTATGAGACGGCTCGCGCTCTGTCACATCGTCTCAAGCTTCCCACGCAGGAGGTCGTTCTACGTGCACTGCGGAAGCTTGCGACGGAGACCGGCGTCGAGACGGGTGAATTGCCGCCGGAGCTGACGACCGAAAATCTGGCGCGCCTTCGGGACGCGCGGCGCGAGGCGTGGGGAGGCAAACGGCCGCCTGTTGGGCTGACCTCCGAACATGACTGGCTCTACGACGAGAACGGGTTGCCGAAATGA
- the obgE gene encoding GTPase ObgE, with the protein MKFLDQAKIYVKAGDGGNGCVSFRREKFIEYGGPDGGDGGRGGDVIIECAEGLNTLIDYRYQQHFKAKNGQGGMGRQRAGAKGADVVIKVPAGTQILDEDGEMLLADFTAPGQREVFLRGGNGGFGNLHFTTSTNRAPRHANPGLPGLEKTIILRLKLIADAGLVGLPNAGKSTFLATVTAAKPKIADYPFTTLHPGLGVVRIDAREFVLADIPGLIEGAHDGVGLGDRFLGHVERCRVLLHLVDATGEHAGKDYKIVRAELEAYGGGLIEKPEIVALSKCEIADPEHLKKQKQRLKRACGQTPMILSSAARQGVDDVLRALMVVIERARAEETPAPTREAAVESDETSEWRP; encoded by the coding sequence ATGAAATTCCTCGATCAGGCGAAAATCTATGTGAAGGCGGGCGACGGCGGAAACGGCTGCGTCTCCTTCCGGCGCGAGAAGTTCATTGAATATGGCGGACCCGACGGCGGCGATGGCGGCCGCGGCGGCGACGTCATCATCGAATGCGCCGAGGGGCTGAATACCCTCATCGACTATCGCTACCAGCAGCATTTCAAGGCGAAGAATGGCCAGGGCGGCATGGGCCGCCAGCGCGCCGGCGCCAAAGGCGCGGACGTCGTGATCAAGGTGCCGGCGGGCACCCAGATCCTCGACGAGGACGGCGAGATGCTGCTCGCCGATTTCACCGCGCCGGGCCAGCGCGAGGTGTTCCTGCGCGGCGGCAACGGCGGCTTCGGCAATCTCCATTTCACCACCTCGACCAACCGCGCTCCGCGCCACGCCAATCCCGGTTTGCCGGGCCTCGAGAAGACCATCATCCTCAGATTGAAGCTGATCGCCGACGCCGGCCTCGTCGGGCTTCCCAACGCCGGCAAGTCGACTTTCCTTGCCACCGTCACAGCGGCGAAGCCGAAGATCGCCGATTACCCCTTCACCACCCTGCATCCCGGCCTCGGCGTGGTGCGCATCGACGCCCGCGAATTTGTGCTGGCCGACATTCCCGGCCTGATCGAAGGCGCCCATGATGGAGTTGGGCTCGGCGACCGCTTCCTCGGCCATGTCGAGCGCTGCCGCGTCCTGCTCCATCTCGTGGACGCTACGGGCGAGCACGCCGGCAAGGACTACAAGATCGTCCGGGCAGAGCTTGAAGCCTATGGCGGCGGCTTGATCGAGAAGCCGGAGATCGTCGCGCTGTCGAAATGCGAGATCGCTGATCCCGAACATCTCAAGAAGCAGAAGCAACGCTTGAAGCGCGCCTGTGGGCAGACGCCGATGATTCTCTCCTCGGCGGCGCGTCAGGGCGTCGATGACGTCCTGCGCGCCCTGATGGTGGTGATCGAACGGGCGCGGGCGGAAGAGACGCCGGCGCCGACGAGAGAGGCTGCCGTGGAGAGCGACGAGACGTCGGAATGGCGGCCATGA
- a CDS encoding papain-like cysteine protease family protein, whose product MASFEKMPASSWNVICKNASRTFWWVYTFTPSGAGTTGTVTWKDEHNGRHGSGTWVAQGGKLKTRWNGSQTTESWDIPIDTDKWTGSCTMDGEKYDLSANARNFGTDAGDTGIGTPPEGQLDPMACWAACLAWWTKATPGVTTRDQLSILGSGSGKWTANGGITKQAFMSFFPSQSALRSERIPAAKLEGYIKARPFPMIIGFASGPLGGHVNVIHGLDEDKGVVKVMEPWFPDPEKNSAYSREDIPADQSGTVTTPVYSKKTDGSTFKFTGQHVTRPISYYTSRPLDGEFVLAYSSSRTPVVVP is encoded by the coding sequence ATGGCCTCATTCGAGAAGATGCCGGCTTCGAGCTGGAACGTGATCTGCAAGAATGCGTCACGAACCTTCTGGTGGGTTTACACCTTCACTCCCAGCGGCGCCGGGACCACCGGGACGGTGACCTGGAAAGACGAGCATAACGGCCGGCACGGATCCGGAACGTGGGTCGCGCAGGGCGGTAAGCTCAAAACGCGCTGGAACGGATCGCAGACGACAGAGTCGTGGGACATTCCGATCGACACGGACAAATGGACCGGCTCATGCACGATGGACGGCGAAAAATACGATCTCAGCGCCAACGCGCGGAATTTCGGAACTGACGCCGGCGATACCGGCATTGGCACGCCTCCGGAGGGTCAGCTTGATCCGATGGCGTGCTGGGCCGCCTGCCTCGCCTGGTGGACGAAGGCGACGCCGGGCGTGACGACGCGAGATCAGCTCTCGATTCTCGGGTCAGGCTCCGGGAAATGGACCGCGAATGGCGGCATCACAAAACAAGCCTTCATGAGCTTTTTCCCCAGCCAGTCGGCGCTTCGCTCAGAGCGAATTCCGGCGGCGAAGCTTGAGGGCTATATCAAGGCGCGTCCGTTCCCGATGATCATCGGATTCGCGTCGGGCCCGCTCGGCGGCCATGTCAATGTGATCCATGGCCTCGACGAGGATAAAGGCGTGGTGAAGGTGATGGAGCCGTGGTTTCCCGATCCGGAAAAGAATTCCGCCTACAGCCGCGAGGATATCCCCGCCGATCAATCGGGAACGGTGACAACGCCGGTTTATTCAAAGAAGACCGACGGCTCGACTTTCAAATTCACCGGGCAGCATGTGACGCGGCCGATCAGCTATTACACGTCGCGGCCACTCGACGGCGAATTCGTCCTCGCCTATTCGTCGAGCCGAACGCCCGTCGTCGTGCCGTAG
- a CDS encoding methyl-accepting chemotaxis protein: protein MRKNAESAEQANKYAGATRGVADRGSEVVSQAVKAVSRIEESSHKIADIITVIDEIARQTNLLALNAAVEAARAGEAGRGFAVVASEVRSLAQRSSQAASDIKDLILNSSGRVKEGVEFVNSAGSALGEIVGSIRQVADIVSEIVNASAEQASGVEQVHASLSRMDVVTQQNSALVEENAATAKMLEQQAAAMDEQVRFFRLEAQRRSPTGRKAA from the coding sequence GTGCGCAAGAACGCCGAGAGCGCCGAGCAGGCGAACAAATATGCAGGAGCGACCCGGGGCGTGGCCGATCGCGGCAGCGAGGTGGTGTCGCAGGCGGTGAAGGCGGTGAGCCGGATCGAGGAGAGTTCGCACAAGATCGCCGACATCATCACGGTGATTGACGAGATCGCGCGTCAGACCAACCTTCTCGCGCTCAATGCGGCGGTCGAAGCCGCCAGAGCCGGCGAGGCGGGCCGGGGCTTTGCGGTGGTGGCGTCCGAGGTCAGAAGCCTCGCGCAGCGTTCGTCGCAGGCGGCGAGCGATATCAAGGATCTGATTCTGAACAGTTCGGGTCGGGTGAAGGAGGGGGTCGAGTTCGTCAATTCGGCGGGTTCGGCGCTGGGCGAGATCGTCGGCTCGATCCGTCAGGTGGCGGACATCGTGTCCGAGATCGTGAATGCGAGCGCCGAGCAGGCGAGCGGGGTCGAGCAGGTTCACGCCTCGCTGAGCCGGATGGATGTGGTGACGCAGCAGAACTCGGCGCTGGTCGAGGAGAACGCGGCCACCGCCAAGATGCTGGAGCAGCAGGCCGCCGCCATGGACGAGCAGGTCAGATTCTTCAGGCTCGAAGCCCAACGCCGCAGCCCCACGGGACGAAAAGCGGCGTGA